A genomic region of Azoarcus sp. KH32C contains the following coding sequences:
- a CDS encoding polysaccharide biosynthesis protein, with product MFSGKTLLITGGTGSFGNAVLKRFLDTNIDEIRVFSRDEKKQDDMRKRYNHAKLKFYIGDVRDERSVASALRGVDYVFHAAALKQVPSCEFHPMQAVRTNVLGTENVLNGAIAAGVKRVVCLSTDKAVYPINAMGISKAMMEKVMVAASRNLEGTGTTICGTRYGNVMASRGSVIPLFVEQVRAGKPITITDPTMTRFMMTLADAVDLVLYAFQHGNNGDIFVQKAPATTVETLARAITGLMGKPDHPVHIIGTRHGEKLYEALLSREERACADDMGEYFRVPPDGRDLNYAKFVDEGEAKLTQTTHGEDYNSHNTTRLDIEGMTKLLLKLEGMQRIARGEAAAVEEC from the coding sequence ATGTTTTCAGGCAAGACGTTGTTGATTACTGGTGGCACCGGCTCGTTTGGTAATGCCGTTCTGAAGCGGTTTTTGGATACGAATATTGACGAAATTCGCGTCTTCAGCCGCGACGAGAAGAAACAGGACGACATGCGCAAGCGTTACAACCACGCCAAGCTGAAGTTTTACATCGGCGACGTGCGCGACGAACGCAGCGTCGCCAGCGCATTGCGCGGGGTGGATTACGTGTTCCACGCGGCGGCGCTGAAACAGGTGCCGTCATGCGAGTTCCATCCGATGCAGGCCGTGCGCACGAACGTGCTGGGCACCGAAAACGTGCTCAATGGCGCGATTGCGGCCGGGGTGAAGCGCGTGGTGTGCCTGAGCACCGACAAGGCGGTGTATCCGATCAACGCGATGGGCATTTCCAAGGCGATGATGGAGAAGGTGATGGTGGCCGCCAGCCGCAATCTGGAAGGCACTGGCACTACGATCTGCGGCACGCGCTACGGCAACGTGATGGCATCGCGCGGCTCGGTGATTCCTCTGTTCGTGGAGCAGGTGCGGGCGGGCAAGCCGATCACGATCACTGACCCGACCATGACCCGCTTCATGATGACGCTCGCCGATGCGGTGGACCTCGTGTTGTACGCGTTCCAGCATGGCAACAACGGCGACATCTTCGTGCAGAAGGCGCCGGCCACGACGGTGGAGACTCTGGCGCGCGCGATCACCGGCTTGATGGGCAAGCCGGACCACCCGGTGCACATCATCGGCACCCGCCACGGCGAAAAGCTGTATGAGGCGCTGCTAAGCCGCGAGGAGCGCGCCTGCGCCGACGACATGGGCGAATACTTCCGCGTGCCCCCCGACGGGCGCGACCTGAACTACGCCAAGTTCGTGGACGAAGGCGAGGCAAAGTTGACGCAGACCACGCACGGCGAGGACTACAACTCACACAACACCACGCGCCTGGATATCGAGGGCATGACGAAGCTGCTGCTGAAGTTGGAAGGCATGCAGCGCATTGCGCGCGGTGAAGCGGCGGCGGTCGAGGAGTGCTGA
- a CDS encoding YdcF family protein, with amino-acid sequence MEGEDGLDELAPLIVVLGGGVAGERLNIACDLFHMGHGREGVVLTGGNQERFVPDRVEVMRQCGVPDLLLKQWPSTANSFEEMQAVERELAGDSRCIAIVVSDALHMPRLRYLRNRLGLAGSVYLRQSRLIHRFDLDYVFRVVMFWFREPLAYIYYRMRY; translated from the coding sequence ATGGAAGGCGAGGATGGGTTGGATGAACTTGCCCCCCTTATTGTTGTTCTTGGCGGCGGCGTGGCCGGGGAGCGATTGAACATAGCCTGTGACCTGTTCCACATGGGACATGGACGCGAAGGAGTGGTATTGACCGGGGGCAATCAGGAGCGGTTTGTCCCTGACCGGGTTGAGGTCATGAGGCAGTGCGGGGTGCCCGATTTGTTGTTGAAGCAATGGCCGAGCACAGCGAACAGCTTTGAGGAAATGCAGGCGGTGGAGCGCGAATTGGCCGGAGATTCAAGATGCATTGCGATTGTGGTTAGTGACGCTTTGCATATGCCCCGACTTCGTTATTTGCGAAATCGCCTCGGCCTTGCAGGTTCTGTCTATTTGCGCCAAAGCCGGTTGATTCATCGCTTTGACCTAGATTATGTATTTCGCGTGGTTATGTTCTGGTTTCGGGAACCTTTGGCCTATATTTACTACCGCATGCGGTATTGA
- a CDS encoding glycosyltransferase family 2 protein, translated as MSVVILAYNEDKNIAQALTSVQGWANEVFVVDSFSTDQTELVARQFDCVFVQHKFENYAKQRNFAIDRLPIRSEWVLFLDADEWLPDALKREISALVARSPEENGFFIKWRLIWMGRWIRRGYYPTWILRLFRHGKARCEDRAVNEHLVVDGKTGRLREDFMHEDRKGVSDWIAKHNGYATREAVELFNSRDAAGYQEIDAKLFGTQAQRKRWLRYKVWNRMPPLIRPFFYFFYRYVLTGGFLEGMPAFIYHFLQALWYPLLIDIKYLEMKLFSSDATAGVKK; from the coding sequence GTGTCCGTAGTCATTCTTGCTTACAACGAAGACAAGAATATCGCCCAGGCCCTGACTTCCGTTCAGGGTTGGGCGAACGAGGTGTTTGTCGTCGATTCGTTCAGCACGGATCAGACGGAGTTGGTGGCTAGGCAATTCGATTGTGTGTTCGTACAGCACAAATTCGAGAATTACGCCAAGCAGCGAAATTTTGCGATCGATCGTTTGCCAATTCGCAGTGAATGGGTTTTGTTTCTGGATGCTGATGAATGGTTGCCGGATGCTCTAAAGCGGGAGATCTCAGCGCTGGTAGCGCGCTCGCCGGAAGAGAACGGCTTTTTTATTAAGTGGCGCTTGATCTGGATGGGGCGCTGGATTCGCCGGGGTTATTACCCGACCTGGATTTTGCGGCTGTTCCGGCATGGCAAGGCTCGCTGCGAGGACCGGGCCGTTAACGAACACCTGGTGGTCGATGGCAAAACCGGTCGCTTGCGCGAGGATTTCATGCATGAAGACCGCAAAGGTGTGAGTGACTGGATTGCCAAGCACAACGGCTATGCCACGCGTGAAGCCGTAGAGTTGTTCAATTCCCGCGATGCTGCGGGCTATCAGGAAATCGACGCCAAATTATTCGGTACCCAGGCGCAACGCAAGCGGTGGTTGCGTTACAAGGTGTGGAATCGAATGCCGCCTTTGATCCGGCCGTTTTTCTATTTCTTCTACCGTTATGTTTTGACGGGAGGCTTTCTGGAAGGCATGCCAGCGTTCATTTACCACTTCTTGCAGGCGCTTTGGTATCCGCTGCTTATTGATATCAAGTATCTCGAAATGAAGTTGTTTTCGTCAGACGCTACTGCCGGAGTAAAGAAATAG
- a CDS encoding DapH/DapD/GlmU-related protein, with translation MKSEQISLKPSRPSFSIATKLRLALWLLIQKTLFKYSPSKQLRVFLLNLFGAAVEKNCYISSNAVVYMPWNLRMGERSSIDFDTLVYNLDIVNIGSYVSISYGVNLNTGSHDYTDPYFGLVTRQIQIGSGAFVGADVYIGPGVRIGRMAVIGARSVVVKDLPEDAICVGHPCVPIKRRELVRGADA, from the coding sequence ATGAAAAGCGAGCAAATTTCTTTAAAGCCTTCGAGACCTTCGTTTAGCATAGCCACAAAATTACGCTTAGCCCTCTGGCTGCTTATCCAAAAAACCCTATTTAAATACTCTCCGTCAAAACAATTGCGGGTATTTTTGTTGAATTTGTTTGGGGCAGCGGTAGAGAAAAATTGTTATATATCATCCAATGCGGTTGTCTATATGCCATGGAATTTACGGATGGGTGAGCGCTCTTCAATTGATTTTGATACGTTGGTTTACAATCTAGACATTGTTAATATTGGCAGCTATGTATCGATATCATATGGCGTAAACTTAAATACAGGATCGCATGATTATACTGATCCGTATTTTGGATTAGTAACCCGTCAAATACAAATTGGTAGCGGTGCATTTGTCGGCGCAGATGTTTATATCGGCCCGGGTGTTCGCATTGGGAGGATGGCAGTCATTGGAGCGCGCAGCGTGGTTGTTAAGGACCTCCCGGAGGATGCTATTTGTGTTGGGCATCCCTGTGTTCCCATTAAAAGGAGGGAGTTGGTCAGAGGAGCTGATGCTTAG
- a CDS encoding glycosyltransferase, with protein MIEDFYVSTVHTIPSVIQDAGGPSYSVVRLCESLTAQGHDVTLAALDWHPTKCNRPFLKLFPLGQGPKRLGRSPEMYKWLQGQARTDGRKVFHNHSLWMMPNVYSGLIRRGNKSPLIVSPRGTLSDVALRINKWQKRLFWHTYQNRAIRQANCFHATAHNEYQDIRNSGFEQPVCVLPNGIDVPDLIKRSTGERKRLLFLGRIHKIKGLENLLRAWEAVFRRYPDWDLQIIGPDADGYLAELQSLAARLNVGRVTFHGPLYGSQKLAAYRDATLTVLPTFSENFGMTVAESLAAGTPVIVTKGAPWEGLRERKAGWWIDVGVNPLVECLDDALAMAEDSIMAMGRRGHDWMLSDFSWNRIAKEMSGVYRWLIDGGEIPSCVRLD; from the coding sequence ATGATTGAAGATTTTTACGTTTCCACCGTTCACACCATACCTTCAGTTATTCAGGACGCTGGCGGACCTTCCTATTCTGTGGTGCGCCTATGTGAATCATTGACGGCTCAGGGTCACGACGTAACATTGGCGGCATTAGATTGGCATCCTACAAAATGCAACCGGCCATTTTTAAAGTTATTTCCTTTGGGGCAGGGCCCTAAACGCCTTGGCCGTTCTCCGGAAATGTATAAATGGCTACAAGGGCAAGCCAGGACCGACGGGCGGAAAGTCTTCCATAATCACAGCTTATGGATGATGCCGAACGTGTATTCTGGATTGATTCGACGTGGCAATAAGTCACCATTGATAGTCTCTCCCAGAGGCACGTTGTCGGATGTTGCATTAAGAATCAATAAGTGGCAAAAGAGGCTTTTCTGGCACACATATCAAAATAGAGCCATACGACAGGCGAATTGCTTTCATGCAACGGCTCACAACGAATATCAAGATATAAGAAACAGCGGCTTTGAACAACCGGTCTGCGTATTGCCAAACGGCATAGATGTGCCGGATTTGATAAAGCGATCAACCGGGGAGCGCAAGCGCCTATTGTTTCTTGGAAGAATTCACAAAATCAAAGGCCTGGAAAATCTGTTGCGGGCATGGGAGGCAGTCTTCAGACGTTACCCCGATTGGGACTTGCAGATCATTGGCCCTGATGCTGATGGATACTTGGCTGAACTGCAAAGCCTTGCAGCTCGATTGAATGTTGGCCGGGTGACATTCCATGGACCGCTGTATGGTTCGCAAAAACTAGCCGCTTATCGAGATGCGACATTAACTGTTTTGCCGACCTTTTCAGAAAACTTTGGGATGACCGTGGCCGAATCATTGGCCGCCGGAACTCCTGTAATTGTGACAAAAGGGGCGCCTTGGGAAGGACTGAGGGAGCGAAAAGCTGGGTGGTGGATTGATGTGGGTGTTAATCCTTTGGTGGAGTGCCTGGACGACGCCTTGGCCATGGCTGAAGACTCGATTATGGCGATGGGAAGGCGCGGACACGATTGGATGCTATCGGACTTTTCTTGGAATCGAATCGCAAAGGAGATGTCTGGCGTGTATAGATGGCTAATTGATGGCGGGGAAATTCCGTCTTGTGTTCGGCTTGACTAA
- a CDS encoding glycosyltransferase codes for MIKPSFSILIIGKYYAEGFALHIAETLVQMGHSVRRFEPGLRSARKKGKLWHRFDQILGVVHAATDSLPSIRARRMHDLWQTVEQQPLDVIIVAHDFLWPDEVAELKRRSGAQVAMWFPDAIVNFGRGFFMNSPYDALFFKDPFICHALGDVLKSPVYYLPESFNPERHWISEETLGDLTPYSCDITTAGNQHSWRVACYKHLSDYNVKLWGNPAPLWMMPGPVAGMHQGRGVYGHEKARAFRGAKIVVNNLHCGEVWGVNVRCFEAAGAGAFQMVDWRPGIAHLFDDGAELVTFRSMADLKVKIDYWLPREDERHVIGQAAMRRAHAEHTYRHRLELLLDTLAGKQKGFTQNSDAIPLGKIYK; via the coding sequence GTGATTAAACCGTCATTTAGCATCCTGATTATTGGCAAATACTATGCCGAAGGGTTTGCGCTGCACATTGCGGAGACGCTGGTGCAAATGGGCCATTCCGTCAGGCGCTTTGAACCGGGCTTACGCTCCGCGCGCAAGAAAGGGAAGTTGTGGCATCGCTTCGACCAGATTCTGGGCGTTGTGCATGCGGCAACCGATAGCCTACCGAGCATTCGCGCCCGGCGCATGCATGATCTTTGGCAGACCGTGGAGCAGCAACCGCTGGACGTCATCATCGTCGCGCATGATTTTCTCTGGCCGGACGAGGTTGCGGAACTGAAGCGCCGCAGTGGTGCACAAGTGGCAATGTGGTTTCCTGATGCGATCGTAAATTTCGGCCGTGGATTCTTCATGAATTCGCCATACGACGCTCTATTCTTCAAGGACCCTTTCATTTGCCATGCCTTGGGCGACGTGCTGAAAAGTCCCGTCTATTACCTGCCAGAGAGCTTTAACCCTGAGCGCCATTGGATCAGCGAGGAGACGCTCGGCGATCTCACTCCCTATTCCTGCGATATTACGACAGCCGGGAATCAGCATTCCTGGAGAGTTGCCTGCTACAAGCACCTCTCCGATTACAACGTAAAACTATGGGGCAACCCTGCGCCGCTATGGATGATGCCCGGGCCAGTCGCGGGTATGCACCAAGGCCGCGGGGTTTATGGCCATGAAAAGGCCCGAGCCTTCAGAGGTGCAAAGATCGTCGTCAACAATCTGCACTGTGGTGAGGTTTGGGGTGTCAATGTTCGTTGTTTCGAAGCGGCAGGAGCTGGAGCCTTCCAGATGGTCGATTGGCGCCCCGGTATTGCGCATCTCTTTGACGACGGGGCCGAGCTCGTGACTTTCAGGAGCATGGCCGATCTAAAGGTAAAGATTGATTACTGGCTGCCAAGAGAGGATGAGCGCCACGTTATCGGGCAGGCCGCCATGCGACGTGCCCATGCCGAACATACCTATCGTCATCGGCTGGAGTTGTTGCTGGATACCTTGGCGGGAAAGCAGAAAGGGTTTACCCAAAACAGCGATGCCATTCCGCTAGGCAAAATATATAAATAA
- a CDS encoding lipopolysaccharide biosynthesis protein, translated as MHRKRSLVSDGAWVAVLQGLSALGQLIGVRLLTEILSPSVFGQVSLWLGAVALASAAIANPTMQALLRFYPEYFLRHQGPLVKAVARHQLSKLALYVLPPTILAAVAGLWFDYVNAFDLLMLALLVVVDIARMGNMAYMNALRAFRPCGIWGVIEAWGRPICAYFLVSVWHMDTSLVLLAFLVASATSWFVMRRYVPSDESNKYSEGEQQALAHRFWLYTLPLLPLGLIGWVSGMADRYMIGALLTPADVGLYVALYGLASRPVGMLGGIIETTVRPAYQQALVEGNSALARRYLKKWALLVICGSCLATAMTVVGHSWIASLLLGSQYQGVSELLPWIVGGYSFLILSHVANRVCYANEATKRVFIAETAGAIFAVVIGFFCILQKGLWGAATAVPAYFGAQLILSYVLARPWLDCERRTA; from the coding sequence ATGCACCGGAAACGTTCCCTCGTATCTGATGGTGCTTGGGTGGCCGTTTTGCAAGGGCTGTCGGCACTCGGTCAATTGATCGGCGTGCGCCTATTAACGGAAATTCTGTCGCCGAGCGTGTTTGGCCAGGTCAGTTTGTGGCTGGGAGCGGTTGCTTTGGCCTCGGCCGCCATCGCCAACCCCACCATGCAGGCATTGCTGCGTTTTTATCCGGAATATTTCCTCCGTCATCAGGGGCCCTTAGTCAAGGCGGTGGCCCGTCATCAGCTAAGCAAACTCGCCCTGTACGTCCTTCCACCAACCATTCTCGCCGCAGTGGCGGGCCTGTGGTTCGATTATGTGAACGCCTTTGATCTACTCATGCTGGCCCTGCTCGTTGTTGTCGATATCGCTCGCATGGGCAATATGGCCTATATGAACGCGCTGCGGGCATTTCGCCCCTGTGGAATTTGGGGGGTGATCGAAGCTTGGGGGCGGCCAATTTGCGCCTATTTTCTCGTGTCGGTGTGGCACATGGATACAAGCCTAGTACTGCTCGCCTTTCTCGTGGCTTCCGCGACCAGTTGGTTTGTCATGCGCCGCTACGTGCCGAGCGATGAAAGCAACAAGTACTCCGAGGGCGAGCAGCAGGCACTGGCCCATCGTTTCTGGCTTTACACCCTGCCGCTCCTGCCGCTGGGTTTGATCGGCTGGGTTTCCGGGATGGCGGATCGCTACATGATCGGCGCACTATTGACACCGGCCGACGTTGGCCTCTATGTGGCCCTCTACGGCTTGGCCAGCCGCCCTGTGGGCATGCTTGGCGGCATTATCGAAACAACGGTTCGCCCGGCCTACCAACAAGCCTTGGTTGAAGGCAATTCGGCCCTGGCTCGCCGTTACCTGAAAAAATGGGCCTTGCTGGTTATTTGCGGCTCATGCCTTGCTACAGCGATGACTGTGGTCGGGCATTCCTGGATAGCCAGTCTGCTACTTGGAAGCCAATATCAGGGCGTCTCTGAATTGTTGCCATGGATTGTCGGAGGCTATTCGTTCCTCATCCTTTCACATGTGGCGAACCGGGTCTGCTACGCGAATGAAGCCACCAAGAGGGTCTTCATCGCCGAAACGGCGGGCGCTATTTTTGCAGTCGTCATCGGTTTTTTTTGCATCCTTCAAAAAGGCTTGTGGGGTGCAGCGACTGCCGTTCCGGCATATTTCGGTGCCCAACTGATCTTGTCCTACGTGTTGGCTAGGCCTTGGCTCGACTGTGAGCGTAGGACAGCCTGA